In Desulfovibrio sp. 86, the following proteins share a genomic window:
- the murD gene encoding UDP-N-acetylmuramoyl-L-alanine--D-glutamate ligase, which produces MALEKMRGRRISVGETAVVIGAGRSGLAAARLLNREGARVRLLDSNAQAFSGREDLARELGQLGIVVELGPHSAAQFENAAFVVPSPGMPVARLDGLVDVEHTEILAEMELAWRYLDNEPVLAITGTSGKTTTASLAAAMLHEQGYSVFLGGNIGTPLSEYILSGRRADVLVLEISSFQLQTCTTFCPRVGILLNITPNHLDYHKDMEEYTEAKFRLFRCQDEGDLAVLGESLKDQAARHKLKARQVYVKATERFAESSLMGLHNRINEEAAWQACRFFGVSEESAARAVARFAPLPHRLERVRELNGVLYVNDSKCTTVSSLKVALEAFDRPVRLLCGGKFKGGDLAGLADLVKTHVAEVALFGASREYFEKAWQGIVPMTWHAALEPAIKHLAAAAQAGDVVLMAPATSSFDLYANYEERGKDFKRIVGRLS; this is translated from the coding sequence ATGGCATTGGAAAAAATGCGCGGTAGACGCATCAGCGTTGGCGAAACGGCCGTCGTGATCGGCGCGGGACGTTCCGGTCTTGCGGCTGCGCGGCTTTTGAACCGTGAGGGCGCTCGCGTGCGCCTTCTGGACAGCAATGCCCAGGCATTTTCCGGTCGTGAAGACCTGGCCCGCGAACTGGGGCAGCTTGGCATTGTTGTGGAACTGGGGCCGCACAGTGCGGCGCAGTTTGAAAACGCCGCCTTTGTGGTGCCGAGCCCCGGCATGCCCGTGGCCCGCCTCGACGGACTGGTGGACGTGGAACACACGGAAATTCTGGCCGAAATGGAACTGGCCTGGCGCTATCTGGACAATGAACCCGTTCTGGCCATTACCGGCACCAGCGGCAAGACGACCACAGCTTCGCTGGCGGCGGCCATGCTGCATGAGCAGGGATATTCCGTTTTTCTTGGCGGCAACATAGGCACGCCTTTGTCCGAGTACATTCTGTCGGGCCGCAGGGCTGACGTTCTGGTGCTGGAAATCTCGAGCTTTCAGTTGCAGACCTGCACCACGTTTTGTCCCCGAGTGGGCATCTTGCTCAATATTACGCCCAATCACCTGGATTATCACAAGGATATGGAAGAATACACGGAAGCCAAGTTCCGTCTGTTCCGTTGCCAGGATGAGGGCGATCTGGCCGTGCTTGGCGAAAGCCTGAAAGATCAGGCCGCCCGGCACAAGCTCAAGGCCCGCCAGGTGTATGTCAAGGCTACGGAGCGTTTTGCCGAGAGCAGCCTCATGGGCCTGCACAACCGCATCAATGAAGAGGCCGCCTGGCAGGCATGCCGTTTCTTCGGCGTCAGTGAGGAAAGCGCGGCACGAGCCGTGGCCCGTTTTGCGCCTTTGCCGCACCGCCTTGAACGTGTGCGTGAACTCAACGGCGTTCTTTATGTCAATGATTCCAAATGTACGACGGTTTCTTCGCTCAAGGTGGCCCTGGAAGCGTTTGACCGCCCGGTACGCCTCTTGTGCGGCGGCAAGTTCAAGGGTGGCGATCTGGCCGGGTTGGCGGATCTCGTAAAAACACACGTCGCCGAGGTCGCATTGTTCGGCGCCAGTCGGGAATATTTTGAAAAAGCCTGGCAGGGCATTGTGCCCATGACCTGGCATGCGGCGCTTGAGCCGGCCATAAAGCACCTTGCCGCAGCGGCACAGGCGGGCGATGTGGTTCTTATGGCTCCGGCAACCTCAAGCTTTGACCTTTACGCCAACTATGAAGAGCGCGGCAAGGATTTCAAGCGGATAGTGGGCAGGTTGTCATGA
- the murG gene encoding undecaprenyldiphospho-muramoylpentapeptide beta-N-acetylglucosaminyltransferase, with translation MDLNILLTTGGTGGHIFPALAVAEEVRRRHPQAKLLFVGSLYGPEARLVRMAGIPFEGLPVRGFLGRGLRSVEAGFRMAWSVGKALGIVRRFNPDVVAGFGSYAAFAPMLAARLLGVPTMLHEQNAIAGASNRVLAKLARRICLSLPDTEGFDPAKCVLTGNPVRAGVNEAGRLPRARGARRLLVMGGSQGAHALNTFIVEHLAVLREAGVDIRHQTGSADEASVRAAYTAAGYDTSCVSAFIDDMAAAYAWADVALCRSGATTVAELCAAGLPSVLVPFPYAIHDHQTRNAEVLAKTGAAILVPESRMIEDGLEQTLIRLLNDSGERTRMSSAALVSAWPDAAARVTTVLEEIARSR, from the coding sequence ATGGACCTCAACATCCTCCTGACCACGGGCGGCACTGGCGGTCATATTTTTCCGGCTCTGGCCGTGGCTGAAGAAGTGCGGCGGCGGCATCCTCAGGCCAAGCTGCTTTTTGTGGGCTCCCTGTACGGGCCGGAAGCTCGTCTGGTTCGCATGGCGGGCATACCCTTTGAGGGGCTGCCTGTGCGCGGCTTTTTGGGACGCGGCCTGCGTTCGGTGGAAGCCGGTTTTCGCATGGCCTGGTCGGTAGGCAAGGCGCTGGGCATTGTACGGCGCTTTAACCCGGATGTTGTGGCCGGTTTTGGCAGTTATGCGGCCTTTGCCCCCATGCTCGCCGCGCGCCTGCTTGGCGTGCCGACCATGCTGCATGAGCAGAACGCCATAGCCGGGGCCAGCAACCGTGTGCTGGCAAAGCTGGCGCGGCGCATCTGCCTGTCGCTGCCGGACACCGAGGGCTTTGATCCCGCCAAGTGTGTGCTTACGGGCAATCCCGTGCGCGCCGGGGTCAATGAGGCCGGGCGGCTGCCGCGGGCCAGAGGGGCCAGGCGTCTGCTGGTTATGGGCGGGTCGCAGGGGGCGCACGCTCTCAACACGTTCATCGTGGAGCACCTTGCGGTCCTGCGCGAAGCCGGTGTGGACATTCGCCACCAGACAGGCAGCGCGGATGAAGCCTCTGTGCGTGCCGCCTATACGGCGGCAGGCTATGATACTTCCTGCGTGTCGGCCTTTATTGACGACATGGCAGCGGCCTATGCCTGGGCCGATGTGGCCCTGTGCCGCTCCGGAGCCACCACCGTGGCGGAACTGTGCGCTGCGGGCCTGCCTTCCGTACTGGTGCCTTTTCCATATGCCATACACGACCACCAGACCCGCAATGCCGAAGTGCTGGCCAAGACCGGAGCAGCCATTCTGGTGCCGGAATCGCGCATGATTGAAGACGGTCTGGAGCAAACCCTTATCCGCCTGCTGAACGACAGCGGCGAACGCACGCGCATGTCCTCGGCCGCCCTGGTCTCTGCCTGGCCCGATGCTGCTGCGCGTGTGACCACCGTTCTGGAAGAAATCGCCCGTTCCCGGTAA
- the murC gene encoding UDP-N-acetylmuramate--L-alanine ligase: MNSKIRHIHMVGIGGAGMSGIAEVLLNLKYEISGSDMSDSAVVRHLRKLGAHIAIGHAAENVGDVQVLVKSTAISDDNPELVEARKRNIAIIPRAEMLAELMRLRQGIAIAGTHGKTTTTSLTASIFDTAGLDPTVIIGGRLNVYGANAHLGHGEYLIAEADESDGSFLCLLPIINVVTNVDEDHLDHYKNREAIDSAFVQFMNNVPFYGLNIVCGDDPGVLALLPRVKRPVLTYGFAEDNALRAIPLESGRINRFEVLLHGNLLGEVSLPQPGRHNILNALASIGAAMEVDIPFDKCAEGLAGFKGVGRRFEFKGEKGGITVVDDYGHHPAEIAATLATARQVFAGRRIVAAFQPHRFSRTQAHFGEFCKVFDAVDQLLLTEIYAASEKPIPGVSGQSLAQGIRQVSDTPVEYFQTLDEVILALPQILREGDVLLTLGAGSITRLGPAWLEGRDHA, from the coding sequence ATGAACAGCAAGATTCGTCATATCCATATGGTGGGCATCGGCGGTGCGGGCATGAGCGGTATTGCCGAGGTTCTGCTTAATCTCAAATACGAGATATCCGGTTCGGACATGAGCGATTCCGCCGTGGTGCGCCATCTGCGCAAGCTTGGCGCGCATATAGCCATTGGCCATGCTGCGGAAAACGTGGGGGATGTGCAGGTATTGGTCAAATCCACCGCCATCAGTGACGACAATCCCGAACTGGTTGAAGCACGCAAGCGCAATATCGCCATCATTCCCCGTGCCGAGATGCTGGCCGAGCTCATGCGCCTGCGGCAGGGCATAGCCATTGCGGGCACACACGGCAAGACCACCACCACCTCGCTCACTGCCTCCATTTTTGACACAGCCGGGCTTGATCCCACCGTCATTATCGGCGGTCGGCTCAATGTCTATGGCGCCAACGCCCATCTTGGCCACGGCGAATACCTCATTGCCGAGGCTGACGAGTCTGACGGCTCCTTTCTCTGCCTGCTGCCAATTATCAATGTTGTCACCAATGTGGATGAGGATCATCTGGATCACTATAAAAACCGCGAGGCCATTGACAGCGCCTTTGTGCAGTTCATGAACAATGTGCCCTTTTACGGCCTGAATATTGTTTGTGGCGATGACCCCGGCGTTCTGGCCTTGCTGCCCAGGGTCAAGCGCCCTGTGCTCACGTACGGCTTCGCCGAGGACAACGCGCTTCGCGCCATCCCGCTGGAAAGCGGGCGCATCAACCGCTTTGAGGTTTTGCTGCACGGCAATCTTTTGGGCGAGGTCAGTCTGCCGCAACCGGGACGCCATAACATCCTTAACGCCCTCGCATCCATTGGTGCTGCCATGGAGGTGGACATTCCTTTTGACAAATGTGCGGAAGGTCTGGCGGGATTCAAGGGCGTGGGGCGGCGGTTCGAGTTCAAGGGCGAAAAGGGCGGCATTACCGTGGTGGATGATTACGGTCACCACCCGGCGGAGATTGCCGCAACCCTGGCCACAGCGCGGCAGGTTTTTGCAGGCAGGCGTATTGTGGCGGCCTTCCAGCCCCACAGGTTCAGCCGCACCCAGGCCCATTTTGGCGAGTTTTGCAAAGTTTTTGACGCCGTTGACCAACTGCTGCTGACCGAGATTTACGCAGCCTCCGAAAAGCCCATCCCCGGCGTTTCCGGGCAAAGCCTGGCGCAGGGCATACGGCAGGTTTCCGATACTCCTGTGGAGTATTTTCAGACCCTGGATGAAGTTATACTGGCTTTACCGCAGATCCTGCGCGAGGGGGACGTTCTGCTCACATTGGGGGCAGGCAGCATTACCCGACTGGGCCCGGCCTGGCTGGAAGGACGCGATCATGCGTGA
- the murB gene encoding UDP-N-acetylmuramate dehydrogenase, with amino-acid sequence MREIASPLLSQRTTLRLGGTAVAELILENPEDVARLPERLRVLGGAPVIMGAGSNILAQDGDLPLVLVRPDFNQGPEIVGEGAGKVFVRAGAAVPLPRLLRFCATHGLAGLEGLVGIPGTVGGAVAMNAGSFGVETCRKIENIRIASNGEVRVVVAQTLQYSYRRLCIDDKKNDFIVLEATFGLTRTARDGICRCMRHNFFEKKSKQPVTAWSAGCVFKNPSPEMPAGRLLDQAGFKGKKMGGMAFSTLHANFMINEGKGSATAALALMQEAKEAVLERFGIALEPEVRIIPCLFP; translated from the coding sequence ATGCGTGAAATAGCTTCGCCGCTGCTGTCCCAGCGCACGACGTTGCGCCTGGGCGGTACAGCTGTCGCAGAGCTGATTCTTGAAAACCCCGAAGACGTGGCGCGGTTGCCGGAACGCCTGCGCGTCCTTGGCGGCGCGCCCGTGATAATGGGGGCGGGCAGCAACATTCTGGCCCAGGACGGCGATTTGCCGCTGGTGCTGGTGCGCCCGGATTTTAATCAGGGGCCTGAAATTGTCGGAGAGGGCGCGGGCAAGGTGTTTGTGCGGGCTGGCGCTGCTGTGCCCCTGCCGAGGCTTTTGCGGTTTTGCGCGACGCACGGTCTTGCCGGGCTTGAAGGACTGGTGGGCATACCCGGCACTGTTGGCGGTGCAGTGGCCATGAATGCGGGTTCATTCGGTGTTGAAACATGCAGAAAGATTGAAAATATTCGTATAGCCAGTAATGGTGAAGTACGTGTTGTTGTTGCGCAGACACTGCAATATTCGTATCGCAGGCTGTGCATTGATGATAAAAAGAATGATTTTATCGTCTTGGAAGCCACATTTGGCTTGACCAGAACTGCAAGGGATGGCATCTGTAGATGCATGCGTCACAACTTTTTTGAGAAAAAGTCTAAACAACCTGTGACGGCCTGGAGCGCTGGCTGCGTATTCAAAAACCCCTCCCCGGAAATGCCTGCTGGCAGACTTCTGGATCAAGCGGGATTCAAAGGTAAAAAAATGGGCGGCATGGCCTTTTCAACCTTGCACGCCAACTTCATGATCAATGAGGGCAAGGGCAGTGCTACGGCGGCTCTGGCTCTTATGCAGGAGGCCAAAGAGGCTGTGCTGGAAAGGTTCGGCATTGCGCTGGAACCGGAAGTCAGGATAATCCCATGCCTCTTTCCCTGA
- a CDS encoding cell division protein FtsQ/DivIB translates to MKSLAAIVVLLVGMGLVLAGVCFTSLWLYNTAITSDFFTTRHIDVAGNVRLSRDMVLQYGGLQEGDNSLAVSIAKVEHNLRQTPWVEEVSVKRLLPDRFVIKLKERMPSFWVHKDGALYYANERGVVIAPVESKNFLSLPTLRVESGAEDAIPFLARLMKDIQSGVLPVEAGAIASITLSPGRGIEVYLEDREMRLSIATDDWEGNLARMGVTLGDLARRHELRNVREVRAVNGNVWVLLNQAVSN, encoded by the coding sequence TTGAAAAGTCTTGCAGCCATTGTGGTGTTGTTAGTGGGCATGGGGCTGGTGCTCGCCGGGGTGTGTTTTACATCCCTGTGGCTCTACAACACAGCCATCACCAGCGATTTTTTTACGACCCGGCACATTGACGTGGCGGGGAATGTCCGCCTCTCCCGTGATATGGTTTTGCAGTATGGCGGTCTGCAGGAAGGCGATAACAGCTTGGCCGTAAGCATAGCCAAGGTGGAACACAACCTGAGACAGACCCCCTGGGTGGAAGAGGTCTCGGTAAAGCGCCTTCTGCCTGACAGGTTTGTGATAAAGTTGAAGGAGCGCATGCCCTCCTTCTGGGTACACAAGGACGGCGCTCTTTATTACGCCAATGAACGCGGGGTGGTCATCGCCCCGGTAGAAAGCAAAAATTTTTTGTCCCTGCCCACGCTGCGGGTAGAATCGGGGGCTGAAGACGCCATCCCCTTTCTCGCCCGCCTGATGAAGGACATTCAAAGCGGGGTGCTGCCTGTTGAGGCTGGAGCCATAGCCTCCATCACCCTGAGCCCCGGACGGGGCATCGAAGTATACCTTGAGGATCGGGAAATGCGCCTCTCCATCGCCACTGATGATTGGGAGGGCAACCTGGCCCGGATGGGAGTCACCCTCGGAGATCTGGCCCGAAGACACGAACTGCGTAATGTGCGCGAGGTGCGGGCCGTAAATGGCAATGTATGGGTTTTGCTTAATCAGGCTGTATCAAACTGA
- a CDS encoding UDP-N-acetylmuramoyl-tripeptide--D-alanyl-D-alanine ligase, with the protein MRLTLHEIASCLGLPRFSGSEEHTVLTSVATDSRAVVPGSLFVCVSGCRVDGHDFAAKAAEQGAGAILASRSLPHMTVPVFVVPDTVRALGSLAALWRDRTKARVVGVTGTAGKTTVKETLARVLSLAGKTARNAMNNNNQIGMPRAVLNTDGDEDFWVMEAGISQPGDMDDLGAVLRPDLALILNAGAAHTEGLGEKGVAWHKARLLSYLAKGGKGLVSADYPDLAREARATGADIRFFSAAGQDAAFRASYLGAAPVAAGEDAAGAGAAGEDAGMAASRGKYRLWLDGTELDVIAPFRGEYGAENVAAVAAAAHTLGVDASTIAQGLADARMPAQRFNQVQAGSWLLIDDTYNANPLSMRRMLEAAAEQAGSRPFVAVLGAMLELGAQAAAEHEELGRHLARLKPAAVIWKGTCAEDVRRGLDMAGYAGVWQPVADAEDFAKVWRDLQRHKLEASASACGGVALFKGSRSNRLETLVSVLTNGREV; encoded by the coding sequence GTGCGCCTGACACTGCATGAAATTGCGTCCTGCCTGGGCTTGCCCCGGTTTTCAGGGTCCGAGGAGCATACAGTCCTGACTTCTGTTGCCACTGACAGCAGGGCGGTTGTGCCGGGGTCCCTCTTTGTATGTGTTTCCGGCTGCCGGGTGGACGGACACGATTTCGCCGCCAAGGCGGCAGAGCAGGGGGCCGGAGCCATATTGGCCTCGCGTTCTTTGCCCCATATGACCGTGCCTGTTTTTGTCGTGCCTGACACGGTCAGGGCGCTGGGCAGTCTGGCCGCGCTGTGGCGCGACCGCACGAAGGCCCGCGTTGTGGGCGTGACCGGCACTGCGGGCAAGACGACCGTCAAGGAGACCCTGGCCCGGGTACTGTCCCTGGCGGGCAAAACCGCGCGCAACGCCATGAACAACAATAACCAGATCGGCATGCCCCGGGCTGTCCTGAATACGGACGGCGATGAAGATTTCTGGGTTATGGAAGCAGGCATCAGCCAGCCTGGCGACATGGACGATCTGGGCGCGGTACTGCGGCCCGACCTTGCGCTCATTCTCAATGCGGGCGCGGCCCATACCGAGGGCCTTGGCGAAAAAGGCGTGGCCTGGCACAAGGCCCGGCTGCTCAGTTATCTTGCCAAGGGCGGCAAGGGGCTGGTCAGCGCGGACTATCCCGATCTGGCGCGCGAGGCGCGCGCCACGGGCGCTGACATCCGCTTTTTCAGCGCCGCCGGGCAGGATGCCGCGTTTCGCGCGTCTTATCTGGGGGCCGCCCCGGTTGCAGCTGGCGAAGATGCGGCTGGCGCGGGTGCTGCTGGCGAGGATGCGGGCATGGCCGCATCGCGCGGCAAGTACCGCCTCTGGCTGGACGGCACGGAACTTGACGTCATCGCTCCCTTCAGAGGGGAGTATGGAGCCGAAAATGTGGCGGCCGTGGCCGCTGCCGCGCATACGCTTGGCGTTGACGCCAGCACCATCGCGCAGGGATTGGCCGACGCCCGGATGCCGGCGCAACGGTTCAATCAGGTTCAGGCCGGATCATGGCTGCTCATTGACGACACCTACAACGCCAATCCCCTTTCCATGCGGCGCATGCTGGAAGCCGCCGCAGAGCAGGCCGGATCCCGCCCCTTTGTGGCCGTGCTGGGCGCCATGCTGGAATTGGGCGCTCAGGCTGCTGCGGAACATGAGGAACTGGGCAGGCATTTGGCACGGTTGAAGCCCGCTGCCGTGATATGGAAAGGCACCTGTGCGGAGGACGTGCGCAGGGGGCTCGACATGGCTGGCTATGCTGGCGTCTGGCAGCCTGTGGCTGATGCCGAAGATTTTGCAAAAGTGTGGCGCGACTTGCAGCGCCACAAGCTTGAGGCCAGTGCCAGTGCTTGCGGTGGCGTGGCTTTGTTCAAAGGCTCCCGCAGCAACAGGCTTGAGACGCTTGTGTCCGTTCTGACCAACGGGCGCGAGGTATAG
- a CDS encoding UDP-N-acetylmuramoyl-L-alanyl-D-glutamate--2,6-diaminopimelate ligase: MNREFAALLDECGRGGIEVRADSRQVGAGDIFVAVPGVKEDGARFIPAAVEAGAGVIVCAARSEEAAAAASAGRRVIYHADPREALWRLAQARWHTDTLPIRIVGVTGTNGKTTCTYLLERLFAQAGHKLGVMGTVSYRWPGHNEAAPLTTPDVLSVHAMLAAMAKDGVDVAVMEVSSHAIDQQRVCGVPFSGAAFTNLTQDHLDYHQGMESYFQAKARLFLELPRADKAMAVNADDAWGRRLLELCPTALSFGLQKGAPNRRHLWGELLSSTTEGCHLRMSLEDMRWDLRSPLVGAFNASNLLAVQAVALEMGIDPEAFKALESFTGVSGRLERVDNPQGFSVFVDYAHTPDALENVLKALREAGFKRIVTVFGCGGNRDRTKRPIMGEAVARWSDVAVLTSDNPRFEDPEAILKDVLPGLATAKEVVVEVDRRTATSKALSMLGKNDALLIAGKGHEDYQIIQGVKHHYSDQEVVREILQCA; this comes from the coding sequence ATGAATCGGGAATTTGCGGCCCTTTTGGATGAGTGCGGGCGCGGCGGCATTGAAGTGCGCGCTGATTCACGTCAGGTCGGTGCTGGCGATATCTTTGTGGCCGTGCCCGGTGTCAAGGAAGACGGAGCCCGTTTTATTCCTGCCGCAGTGGAGGCGGGAGCCGGGGTTATCGTTTGCGCGGCCCGAAGCGAAGAGGCCGCAGCGGCGGCCAGCGCCGGTCGCAGGGTCATTTATCACGCGGATCCGCGTGAAGCCCTCTGGCGTCTGGCGCAAGCCCGCTGGCATACTGATACCTTGCCCATCCGCATCGTTGGTGTTACAGGCACCAACGGAAAAACGACCTGCACCTATCTGCTGGAGCGTCTTTTTGCCCAGGCCGGGCATAAGCTCGGCGTGATGGGCACAGTGAGCTACCGCTGGCCGGGGCACAATGAGGCCGCCCCCCTGACCACCCCTGACGTTTTGAGCGTGCACGCCATGCTGGCGGCCATGGCCAAGGACGGCGTGGATGTGGCGGTTATGGAAGTATCCTCGCATGCCATTGATCAGCAGCGCGTGTGCGGCGTGCCTTTTTCCGGCGCGGCGTTCACTAATCTGACCCAGGATCACCTTGACTATCATCAGGGGATGGAAAGCTACTTTCAGGCCAAGGCCCGTCTTTTTCTTGAACTGCCCCGCGCCGACAAGGCCATGGCCGTGAACGCCGACGATGCCTGGGGCCGACGCCTGCTGGAACTGTGCCCCACGGCCCTTTCCTTCGGGCTGCAAAAAGGAGCGCCCAACAGGCGGCACCTGTGGGGCGAACTGCTGTCTTCCACGACAGAAGGCTGTCATTTGCGTATGAGTCTTGAGGATATGCGCTGGGATCTGCGGTCTCCGCTGGTAGGCGCGTTTAATGCTTCCAATCTGCTTGCCGTTCAGGCCGTGGCGCTGGAAATGGGTATTGACCCCGAAGCCTTCAAGGCTCTGGAAAGTTTTACCGGAGTGAGCGGAAGGCTGGAAAGGGTGGATAACCCCCAGGGCTTCAGCGTCTTTGTGGACTATGCCCACACCCCCGATGCGCTTGAGAACGTGCTCAAGGCTTTGCGCGAAGCAGGGTTCAAGCGCATTGTCACCGTCTTTGGCTGCGGCGGAAACCGCGATCGCACCAAGCGCCCCATAATGGGTGAGGCTGTGGCCCGCTGGTCGGATGTGGCCGTGCTGACCTCGGATAATCCCCGCTTTGAAGATCCGGAGGCCATCCTCAAGGATGTGCTGCCCGGCCTTGCCACAGCCAAGGAAGTTGTGGTCGAGGTGGACCGCCGCACCGCTACGTCCAAAGCCCTTTCGATGCTTGGTAAAAATGACGCTCTGCTTATTGCCGGCAAAGGGCATGAGGATTATCAGATCATCCAGGGCGTAAAGCACCACTACAGCGACCAGGAGGTGGTGCGGGAGATACTCCAGTGCGCCTGA
- the mraY gene encoding phospho-N-acetylmuramoyl-pentapeptide-transferase — translation MFYNFLSPLASEWTFFNVFRYITFRSMAALMTALLVSIILGPRFIGWLRRLKCGQYIHEDVAAHACKAGTPTMGGLLMLFSLSVSLLLWSDLTNIYIWQAFFVFVGFGAVGFWDDMTKLRHHKNRGISGKAKMAGQLGVACVAMLLLFVNPDYSSKLTIPFFKEVTFDLGWFYLPFGVFVMVAASNAVNLTDGLDGLAIGPAIVACIVFSIFIYITGNARFASYLLVPYMPGVGEVTIFCAALVGSGLGFLWFNAYPAQVFMGDVGSLSIGGVLGYLALLCKQELVLAVVGGLFVAETLSVIVQVGYFRWTGGKRFFRMAPLHHHFELKGVPESKIIIRFWITSILLGLMALSVLKLR, via the coding sequence ATGTTTTATAATTTCCTTTCCCCCCTCGCCTCCGAATGGACATTTTTCAATGTCTTTCGTTACATCACCTTCCGTTCTATGGCTGCGCTCATGACGGCGCTGCTTGTTTCCATCATTCTTGGCCCAAGGTTTATCGGCTGGCTTCGCCGCCTGAAGTGCGGCCAGTATATTCATGAAGATGTCGCCGCTCACGCCTGCAAGGCGGGAACGCCCACCATGGGCGGCCTGCTCATGCTGTTCAGTCTTTCTGTGAGCCTGCTCTTGTGGTCTGATCTGACAAATATTTACATCTGGCAGGCGTTCTTTGTGTTCGTCGGTTTTGGGGCCGTGGGATTTTGGGACGATATGACCAAACTGCGCCACCACAAAAACCGGGGCATTTCCGGCAAGGCCAAAATGGCCGGACAGCTTGGCGTTGCCTGCGTGGCCATGCTGCTGCTTTTTGTGAATCCCGACTACAGCAGCAAGCTCACCATTCCTTTTTTCAAGGAAGTGACCTTTGACCTTGGCTGGTTTTACCTGCCTTTCGGCGTTTTTGTCATGGTGGCAGCCTCAAATGCCGTCAATCTCACCGACGGTCTCGACGGTCTTGCCATCGGGCCCGCCATTGTCGCCTGCATCGTCTTTTCCATCTTTATTTATATAACGGGCAACGCCCGGTTTGCGAGCTATCTTCTGGTCCCCTACATGCCCGGCGTCGGTGAAGTGACCATTTTTTGCGCCGCGCTTGTGGGATCCGGGCTGGGTTTTCTCTGGTTTAACGCTTACCCTGCCCAGGTGTTCATGGGGGATGTGGGTTCGCTCTCCATCGGTGGCGTGCTCGGCTATCTGGCGCTGCTGTGCAAGCAGGAACTTGTGCTCGCTGTTGTGGGCGGCCTTTTTGTGGCCGAGACCCTTTCAGTCATTGTACAGGTAGGGTATTTTCGCTGGACAGGCGGCAAGCGCTTTTTTCGTATGGCGCCCTTGCACCATCACTTTGAACTCAAGGGCGTTCCTGAATCCAAGATTATTATCCGCTTCTGGATTACATCAATACTGCTGGGCCTCATGGCGCTCTCAGTCCTGAAGCTGCGTTGA
- the ftsW gene encoding putative lipid II flippase FtsW, which yields MARATESGPFAPFDWWLFTIMLIILAIGLVMVLSASGIVAEQVNGDKYFFFKRQVFFALLGGILLWGAALLPRDWLYKMQYPALFFALLLLLLTLSPLAPSINGAKRWIRLGPVGIQPMELVKVALVLYLAYFMSAKQDIIKTFSRGVIPPFAVTALFCFLLLLQPDFGSAVVLASILFFMCVAGGTRFVYLFFSIALACGGAMALAISSPYRLRRLLAFLDPFEDAHNTGYQLVQSLLAIGSGSFFGVGVGASKQKMFYLPEAHNDFIMAVLAEEMGFVGMSVVMILFGLLFWRCYKIIQGQRNLRDRFTAFGITTILAMGAVMNLAVVMGVAPPKGVPMPLMSYGGSNLMATMLCVGLLLNFSRTADTWTSTSS from the coding sequence ATGGCCCGGGCAACGGAAAGCGGCCCCTTTGCGCCCTTTGACTGGTGGCTGTTCACCATTATGCTTATCATTCTGGCCATTGGGCTTGTCATGGTGCTTTCGGCCAGCGGCATTGTGGCGGAGCAGGTCAACGGCGACAAGTACTTTTTCTTCAAGCGCCAGGTGTTCTTTGCGTTGTTGGGCGGCATCCTTTTGTGGGGCGCAGCCCTGCTGCCACGCGACTGGCTCTATAAAATGCAGTATCCGGCGCTTTTTTTCGCCCTGCTGCTCCTGCTGCTGACGCTTTCGCCGCTGGCGCCCTCAATCAACGGCGCAAAACGCTGGATTCGCCTGGGGCCGGTAGGCATTCAGCCGATGGAGCTCGTCAAGGTGGCTCTGGTTCTGTATCTCGCGTATTTCATGAGTGCCAAGCAGGACATCATCAAGACCTTCAGCCGTGGCGTCATACCGCCTTTCGCGGTGACGGCGCTTTTCTGTTTTCTCCTGCTCTTGCAGCCGGACTTCGGCAGCGCCGTCGTTTTGGCCAGTATTCTGTTCTTCATGTGCGTGGCCGGGGGAACCAGGTTTGTCTATCTCTTTTTCTCCATAGCCCTGGCCTGCGGTGGCGCCATGGCCCTGGCCATTTCGTCTCCCTACCGTCTCCGCCGTCTGTTGGCCTTTCTTGATCCCTTTGAGGATGCCCACAATACGGGCTACCAGCTCGTGCAGTCTTTGCTGGCCATTGGTTCGGGCAGCTTTTTTGGCGTTGGCGTCGGCGCGAGCAAGCAGAAGATGTTCTATCTGCCTGAAGCGCACAACGACTTCATTATGGCTGTTCTGGCTGAAGAAATGGGTTTTGTGGGCATGAGCGTGGTCATGATACTCTTTGGCCTTTTGTTCTGGCGCTGCTACAAGATCATACAGGGGCAGCGCAACCTGCGCGACCGCTTCACCGCCTTTGGCATTACCACCATTCTCGCCATGGGCGCGGTCATGAACCTCGCCGTGGTCATGGGGGTGGCGCCGCCCAAGGGCGTGCCCATGCCGCTCATGAGCTACGGCGGCAGTAACCTGATGGCTACCATGCTCTGCGTGGGTCTGCTTTTGAACTTTTCACGGACGGCGGACACATGGACCTCAACATCCTCCTGA